The proteins below are encoded in one region of Hordeum vulgare subsp. vulgare chromosome 3H, MorexV3_pseudomolecules_assembly, whole genome shotgun sequence:
- the LOC123445211 gene encoding probable LRR receptor-like serine/threonine-protein kinase At1g56140, whose amino-acid sequence MRRRHELLASPSCCMIGLMLLLTMSARAQRQAQTDPSEVAALNAIFWRWGLGASTAWNISGEPCSGAAVDDTTDIDNDPNFNPAIKCVCSYNASTVCHITSLKVYALDVVGQIPAELQNLTYLTNLNLAQNYLTGSLPAFLGKLTQLQYLSLTVNALSGVLPMELGNLRNLVALGISANKFVGPLPEVVENLTKLELLFIDSCGLSGELPSTFSKLKNLTVLWASDNEFTGKIPDYIGSLSNLQDLRLHGNNFDGPIPASFSNLVNLANLRIGDLTGKVSSLAFVANMTALSTLVLRNSRISDNLASVDFSKFVNLTYLDLSFNSITGKVSPTLLNLNSLIFLFLGSNNLSGSLSGMISPSLTTIDLSYNMLSGRYPSWVNMNNLQVNLVWNNFVIDNSNNSILPSGLNCLQRDTPCFGSPSYSSFAVDSGGSRPIRASDNSIYEPDDASLPVASYYVTNSTRWGVSNIGTFMDSSNGSYIIYASRQFTNTLDSELFQTARMSPSSLRYYGIGLKNGMYNVVLQFAEIFFPDDQTWKSVGKRIFNIYIQGDLKETDFDIKKQTNGKSYTAVQRQYTVEVTNNFIDIHLFWAGKGTCCIPDQGFYGPSISALSVSSYGSNGEGDPGPQRNSTSSRTGLVVGVVVCVAVLGFLALAGTFVWRQKRRRLEVEMEELFSIVGRPNVFSYGEIKSATDSFSPGNILGRGGYGLVYKGKLLDGRMVAVKQLSSTSHQGKKEFMTEIATISAVQHRNLVKLHGCCIDSKTPLLVYEYLEQGSLDQAIFDKTDLNLDWRTRFEICVGIARGLAYLHEESSMRIVHRDIKASNVLLDVDLNPKISDFGLARHYKDSMTHLNTGVAGTLGYLAPEYAMTGHLTEKADVFAFGVVALEIIAGRRNFDDSLEEDEKYLLGCAWHLHESQRTLELLDSKLIEFNEEEAVRLISVALMCTMGLPQRRPPMSKVVSMLMEDIAMTDVDTTMRPSYVPEWQLRSFSSSYFSGSGTSIQQSSGSQVSAPSSSSKKPAGIRRDTSPLALSSCSSGGIDEGA is encoded by the exons GAAAGTATATGCCCTAGATGTTGTTGGTCAGATTCCTGCGGAACTGCAAAATCTAACTTACCTGACAAACCT GAATTTAGCACAGAATTACTTGACTGGATCTTTGCCAGCATTTCTTGGAAAGTTGACTCAGTTACAATATCT ATCGTTGACTGTCAATGCATTAAGTGGAGTTTTACCGATGGAGCTGGGTAACCTCAGGAATCTCGTTGCACT GGGCATTAGCGCAAATAAGTTCGTTGGGCCACTCCCTGAAGTAGTAGAAAACTTGACCAAACTTGAACTACT GTTTATCGATAGTTGTGGTTTAAGTGGAGAGCTACCATCTACCTTTTCCAAACTTAAGAACCTGACAGTCCT ATGGGCATCAGATAACGAGTTTACTGGGAAGATACCTGATTACATTGGGAGCTTATCAAATTTGCAGGATCT GAGGCTCCATGGAAATAACTTTGACGGACCCATTCCTGCAAGTTTTTCTAATCTTGTCAACTTGGCAAATTT GCGAATAGGTGATTTAACGGGAAAGGTGTCTTCATTGGCTTTTGTGGCTAACATGACAGCGTTGAGTACTCT AGTTCTGAGAAACTCCAGGATATCTGACAACCTTGCTTCAGTGGACTTCTCGAAATTTGTTAATCTCACTTATCT GGACTTGAGTTTTAACAGCATCACAGGCAAAGTTTCTCCAACCCTTCTGAACCTGAATTCCCTCATTTTCCT ATTTCTTGGGAGCAATAACCTCTCTGGGAGCTTATCAGGCATGATTAGCCCTTCACTTACTACTAT TGACTTGTCATACAATATGCTCTCAGGAAGATACCCTTCTTGGGTTAACATGAATAATTTACAAGT GAATTTGGTGTGGAACAACTTTGTGATAGATAACTCGAACAACAG TATTTTGCCTTCAGGACTGAATTGTCTTCAACGAGATACTCCTTGTTTTGGTTCTCCATCTT ATTCCTCCTTTGCAGTAGACTCTGGTGGTTCAAGACCCATCAGAGCCTCAGACAACTCCATTTACGAACCTGATGATGCCAGTCTTCCAGTTGCATCATACTATGTTACAAATTCAACGAGATGGGGTGTTAGCAACATCGGGACATTCATGGACTCGTCTAATGGGAGTTATATAATATACGCTTCTCGCCAGTTTACCAACACACTTGATTCTGAACTATTTCAGACAGCCAGAATGTCACCCTCTTCATTGAGATACTACGGCATTGGGCTCAAGAATGGCATGTACAACGTTGTACTTCAATTTGCAGAGATCTTTTTCCCAGATGATCAGACATGGAAAAGCGTGGGAAAGAGGATTTTCAATATATATATCCAG GGAGATCTTAAAGAAACAGATTTCGATATAAAGAAACAAACAAATGGAAAATCTTATACTGCTGTTCAAAGACAGTACACTGTTGAAGTAACGAATAATTTCATTGATATTCATCTCTTTTGGGCTGGAAAGGGCACTTGTTGCATTCCTGACCAAGGGTTCTATGGGCCATCGATCTCAGCATTAAGCGTATCTTCTTATG GTAGCAACGGTGAAGGGGATCCTGGTCCACAGAGAAACAGCACTAGCAGTAGAACAGGTTTGGTTGTTGGAGTTGTAGTCTGTGTTGCAGTTTTAGGATTTCTAGCACTTGCCGGGACCTTTGTTTGGAGGCAGAAAAGGAGGAGGTTAGAGGTGGAAATGGAAG AGCTGTTCAGTATAGTTGGAAGGCCTAACGTCTTCAGTTATGGTGAAATAAAATCAGCTACGGACAGTTTTAGTCCTGGTAACATTCTCGGAAGAGGGGGATATGGACTTGTTTACAAA GGTAAGCTGCTTGATGGGAGAATGGTGGCTGTAAAGCAGCTGTCTTCTACatctcatcaagggaaaaaggagttcatgacagaaaTTGCAACAATATCTGCGGTGCAGCACCGGAATCTTGTGAAGTTGCACGGCTGTTGCATCGACAGTAAGACGCCACTTTTGGTCTATGAGTACCTGGAACAAGGGAGCCTCGATCAAGCAATCTTTG ACAAGACAGACTTGAACCTAGATTGGAGGACGCGCTTCGAGATATGTGTAGGCATTGCAAGAGGTCTAGCATACCTCCATGAGGAGTCCAGCATGCGAATAGTGCACAGGGACATCAAGGCCAGCAATGTCTTGCTCGACGTTGATCTTAACCCCAAGATCTCTGACTTCGGGCTGGCTAGGCATTACAAGGATAGCATGACTCATCTCAACACTGGAGTTGCTGGCACGCT TGGTTATCTCGCACCCGAGTACGCCATGACGGGGCACCTGACTGAAAAGGCTGACGTTTTCGCATTCGGTGTCGTGGCACTGGAGATCATCGCGGGACGCCGGAACTTCGATGACAGCCTCGAGGAAGATGAGAAGTATCTTCTTGGATGT GCCTGGCATCTGCACGAGAGCCAACGGACACTTGAACTGTTGGACAGTAAACTCATTGAATTCAACGAGGAAGAGGCTGTGCGACTCATCAGTGTTGCTCTTATGTGCACGATGGGCCTGCCTCAGCGACGCCCACCGATGTCCAAGGTCGTGTCCATGCTCATGGAAGACATCGCGATGACCGACGTGGACACCACCATGAGGCCCAGCTACGTTCCTGAATGGCAGCTCAGGAGCTTCAGCAGCAGCTACTTCTCAGGGTCTGGGACGTCGATTCAACAGTCCTCGGGTAGCCAGGTCAGCGCGCCATCCAGCTCGAGCAAGAAACCGGCAGGGATCCGCAGGGACACCTCGCCACTGGCTCTATCGTCTTGTTCTAGTGGCGGGATCGACGAGGGAGCGTGA